In the genome of Cystobacter ferrugineus, one region contains:
- a CDS encoding adenosine deaminase codes for MARDLIDLHIHLGSSVAPHVLWSLAHQQGFKLPVKDYFEFVELITSRPGKVGSLEDYLKILHTWTEKLQSSPLAVERCVYEIIGKEYRGSRVTQIELRFNPMKRNLNSELDLDHIIHAALRGMDRAMLEYGVKAGLIFCLAREFDHRLNSILVDKAIKYRNRGVYGIDLAGTETNALELEPDVVTKYEELFERARQAGLKCTVHTGETRGTGAEGVMAVVDKLKPHRIGHGIRAAYDETAMKMLRERGVVLEICPTSNLHTRAVDGIAELKHILATFWDRGVKFTLNTDGTYLLETDMLREVELVEKNGLLTPAQVDQTIAWARQASFIPA; via the coding sequence ATGGCACGCGATCTAATCGATCTCCACATCCACCTGGGCAGCTCCGTGGCTCCCCATGTCCTCTGGTCCCTCGCGCACCAGCAGGGCTTCAAGCTCCCGGTGAAGGACTACTTCGAGTTCGTCGAGCTCATCACCTCCCGTCCCGGCAAGGTGGGCAGCCTCGAGGACTACCTGAAGATCCTCCACACCTGGACGGAGAAGCTCCAGAGCTCTCCCCTGGCCGTCGAGCGCTGCGTGTACGAGATCATCGGCAAGGAGTACCGCGGCAGCCGCGTCACCCAGATCGAGCTGCGCTTCAACCCCATGAAGCGCAACCTCAACTCCGAGCTCGACCTGGATCACATCATCCACGCGGCCCTGCGTGGCATGGACCGGGCCATGCTCGAGTACGGCGTGAAGGCGGGCCTCATCTTCTGCCTGGCGCGCGAGTTCGATCACCGGCTCAACAGCATCCTCGTGGACAAGGCGATCAAGTACCGCAACCGCGGCGTGTACGGCATCGACCTGGCCGGCACGGAGACGAACGCGCTGGAGTTGGAGCCCGACGTGGTGACGAAGTACGAGGAGCTGTTCGAGCGCGCGCGCCAGGCGGGCCTCAAGTGCACCGTGCACACCGGCGAGACGCGCGGCACCGGCGCCGAGGGCGTCATGGCGGTGGTGGACAAGCTCAAGCCGCACCGCATCGGCCACGGCATCCGCGCCGCCTACGACGAGACGGCCATGAAGATGCTGCGCGAGCGCGGCGTGGTGCTGGAGATCTGCCCCACCTCCAACCTGCACACCCGCGCCGTGGACGGCATCGCCGAGCTCAAGCACATCCTGGCCACCTTCTGGGACAGAGGGGTCAAGTTCACCCTCAACACCGACGGCACCTACCTGCTGGAGACGGACATGCTGCGCGAGGTGGAGCTCGTCGAGAAGAACGGCCTGCTCACCCCCGCCCAGGTGGATCAGACGATCGCCTGGGCGCGCCAGGCCTCCTTCATCCCCGCGTGA
- a CDS encoding quinone-dependent dihydroorotate dehydrogenase gives MYSLLRALLFLLSAERAHRLGMAALRLLGHLSGLCRRLRARALAPATYDASVRVAGLAFEHPVALAAGLDKEAEAVDGLFALGFSAVEVGTLTPRPQPGNPRPRLFRLPEHRALINRMGFNNHGAPSAAERLRARTWQPAPVGVNIGKNKDTPLERAVDDYVACVDALAPLGDYVVVNASSPNTPGLRQLQEPEHLTALLRAVQARLAQVAPGKPLFLKIAPDLTPEAVDEVVDVARACGLAGLIATNTTIARPFEHPVAKEAGGLSGAPVREAANAVIRRAYARSGGALPIIGVGGVFTAEDVYEKLRAGASVVQVYTGFIYEGPGMVRRLLAGLGPLLARDGLGSVREAIGADHRPRA, from the coding sequence ATGTACTCCCTGCTGCGCGCCCTGCTCTTCCTCCTGTCCGCCGAGCGCGCCCACCGCCTGGGCATGGCCGCGCTGCGCCTGCTCGGACACCTTTCCGGGCTGTGCCGGCGTCTGCGTGCCCGCGCGCTCGCCCCCGCCACCTATGACGCCTCGGTGCGGGTGGCGGGCCTCGCCTTCGAGCACCCGGTGGCGCTCGCCGCGGGGCTCGACAAGGAGGCCGAGGCCGTGGACGGCCTGTTCGCGCTGGGCTTCTCCGCGGTGGAGGTGGGCACCCTTACCCCGCGGCCCCAGCCGGGCAACCCCCGCCCGCGCCTCTTCCGCCTCCCCGAGCACCGCGCCCTCATCAACCGAATGGGCTTCAACAACCACGGGGCCCCGTCCGCCGCGGAGCGCTTGCGTGCGCGCACCTGGCAGCCCGCGCCGGTGGGCGTGAACATCGGCAAGAACAAGGACACGCCGCTGGAGCGCGCGGTGGACGACTACGTCGCGTGCGTCGACGCGCTCGCCCCGCTCGGGGACTACGTGGTGGTCAACGCGAGCTCCCCCAACACGCCCGGCCTGCGCCAGTTGCAGGAGCCCGAGCACCTCACCGCGCTGCTCCGGGCCGTCCAGGCACGGCTCGCCCAGGTGGCCCCCGGCAAGCCCCTGTTCCTGAAGATCGCCCCGGACCTCACGCCCGAGGCCGTGGACGAGGTGGTGGACGTGGCGCGCGCCTGCGGGCTCGCCGGCCTCATCGCCACCAACACCACGATTGCTCGGCCCTTCGAACACCCGGTAGCGAAGGAAGCCGGCGGCCTGTCCGGGGCGCCCGTGCGCGAGGCCGCCAACGCCGTCATCCGCCGGGCCTACGCGCGCAGCGGCGGCGCGCTGCCCATCATCGGCGTGGGGGGCGTCTTCACCGCCGAGGACGTGTACGAGAAGCTGCGCGCCGGGGCCTCGGTGGTGCAGGTGTACACCGGCTTCATCTACGAGGGGCCCGGCATGGTGCGCCGGCTGCTCGCGGGCCTGGGCCCCCTGCTCGCCCGGGATGGCCTCGGCTCGGTGCGCGAGGCCATTGGCGCCGATCACCGCCCCCGGGCCTGA
- a CDS encoding glutathione binding-like protein produces MASPWDDFWPKFLLTVVDKVILGGAFALATYFLQKRLEVFKRDQAHASELAKSRIAAYHRVFAAESGTEFALTLAWSAVGLLGTHSDERAAAEQRQEVLRRMDDLHKRIDTFQGSLGTERYLIGDNFARAALVLNGEITQALRFIQRCLEKDEAPDRQAVDRRSQAIHHARRALMLCLPPFARAPAEDLQFSEPDVDDIYAGLTTRVHQAPRS; encoded by the coding sequence GTGGCATCACCCTGGGACGACTTCTGGCCGAAATTCCTGCTCACCGTCGTGGACAAGGTGATCCTCGGTGGCGCCTTCGCCCTCGCCACCTACTTCCTGCAGAAGAGGCTGGAGGTCTTCAAGCGCGACCAGGCACACGCCTCCGAGCTGGCCAAGTCACGCATCGCCGCCTACCACCGCGTGTTCGCGGCGGAGTCGGGCACGGAGTTCGCCCTGACCCTGGCGTGGTCCGCCGTGGGCCTGCTGGGGACCCACTCGGACGAGAGAGCGGCGGCCGAGCAGCGGCAAGAAGTACTCCGCAGGATGGATGACTTGCACAAGCGCATCGACACCTTTCAGGGCTCGCTGGGGACGGAGCGTTATCTGATCGGTGACAACTTCGCGCGAGCCGCCCTGGTGCTCAACGGCGAGATCACCCAGGCCCTGCGGTTCATCCAGAGATGCCTCGAAAAAGACGAGGCCCCGGACAGACAGGCGGTGGATCGACGCTCGCAGGCGATTCATCACGCCCGCCGTGCTCTCATGCTCTGTCTCCCACCGTTCGCGAGGGCGCCCGCGGAGGATCTGCAATTCAGCGAGCCCGACGTCGACGACATCTACGCGGGGCTCACCACCCGGGTGCACCAGGCGCCGAGGAGCTGA
- a CDS encoding M57 family metalloprotease, translating to MTKSLMAVSLGGLSLLATVGCGGADEFPVTGPDTEPISQALSWEQFRSEVYVDPEGAFIVDGDIPLHDEKQLREFYELYVNRGQLILNTVGGADTKWSDTQKLNLTYCVSTTFGTNYDRVVQDMASAVGAWEGVANVNFIHVSAQDGSCTASNSNVLFDVRPVTTGGQYVARAFFPDDTRANRNVLIDRTAFGSLAPRTLAGVLRHELGHTLGFRHEHTRPEAGGGCYEDSNWRVLTTYDSASVMHYPHCNGSQTGDLVITAKDQQGAVSIYGAPGSQPPPPTGGGTPVSETVSGSVARSQEVHHGPYAVVAGTTFKVTMTGSGDPDLFVRFGSAPTTSSYACRPYLSGASEACTLTVPAGQSKAYIMVRGYSAGSYSLSIGYTKP from the coding sequence ATGACCAAATCACTCATGGCTGTCTCTCTTGGCGGGCTCTCGCTGTTGGCCACTGTCGGCTGCGGTGGGGCCGATGAATTCCCTGTCACCGGGCCGGACACCGAGCCGATCAGCCAGGCTCTCTCGTGGGAGCAGTTCCGTTCCGAGGTCTACGTGGATCCCGAGGGGGCGTTCATCGTCGACGGGGACATCCCCCTCCATGATGAGAAGCAGCTGCGTGAGTTCTATGAACTGTACGTGAATCGCGGGCAGCTCATCCTCAACACCGTGGGTGGAGCGGACACGAAGTGGAGCGACACGCAGAAGCTCAACCTCACTTATTGTGTGAGCACCACCTTCGGCACCAACTACGACCGTGTGGTGCAGGATATGGCGAGTGCCGTCGGCGCCTGGGAAGGCGTGGCCAACGTCAACTTCATCCATGTGAGCGCCCAGGACGGTAGCTGCACCGCCAGCAACTCCAACGTCCTCTTCGACGTACGGCCGGTGACCACGGGAGGCCAGTACGTGGCGCGCGCCTTCTTCCCGGATGATACGCGCGCCAATCGCAACGTCCTCATCGACAGGACCGCCTTCGGCAGCCTCGCTCCGAGGACGTTGGCCGGCGTGCTTCGTCACGAGTTGGGCCACACGCTGGGCTTCCGCCACGAGCACACCCGCCCCGAGGCGGGCGGCGGCTGCTACGAGGACAGCAACTGGCGCGTCCTGACGACGTATGACTCGGCCTCCGTGATGCACTACCCGCACTGCAACGGCAGCCAGACGGGGGACCTGGTCATCACCGCCAAGGATCAGCAGGGCGCCGTCAGCATCTATGGTGCGCCAGGCAGCCAGCCGCCTCCTCCGACGGGTGGCGGCACCCCGGTGTCCGAGACGGTCAGCGGCAGCGTGGCCAGGAGCCAAGAGGTCCATCATGGCCCGTACGCGGTGGTGGCTGGCACCACCTTCAAGGTGACGATGACCGGTTCGGGAGACCCGGATCTGTTCGTGCGGTTCGGCTCGGCCCCCACCACCTCCTCCTACGCCTGCCGCCCGTACCTCTCCGGTGCTTCCGAGGCGTGCACCCTGACCGTGCCCGCGGGCCAGAGCAAGGCCTACATCATGGTGCGCGGCTACTCCGCTGGCAGCTACAGCCTCAGCATTGGCTACACCAAGCCGTAA